In Mustela lutreola isolate mMusLut2 chromosome 16, mMusLut2.pri, whole genome shotgun sequence, the genomic window GTGATGCATTATCTTTGTTTCATAGCAAATGGAAGCAACTGGATGATGTAATATATGATTTTATAGTCACTTATGTCCTTCTGGCCTGTACTCTCTATGGATCCTATCCATATTTTTCTCAAAAGCTTTTCTTCAAAGCATCCAGTCTGTGCCTGGCCACGTGGCTCACTGTAGGCATGCTGTTTAACTGTTCGTCCACTGAATAACATGATAGTGGGGTGTCAGGAAGCTCAAGCTCCCAGGGAGACATCATCTCTCAAAGAAGCTGGAAATCCAGGGGAGGATGAAGGGCCAGCCCTAGGTAGCCATGCTGGCACAGGCAAAAAAGCCAGAAACAAACGATACTCAGAGCTGGCTAAACACAGTGACAGCTGGAATGTGGAGAATCACACAGGGAGGGAAGGCCTCAGAGCTGGAAGAGGGGTGTGACCACTAAAGGATCAGGAAGAGTCTGGAGGAGTACAACCACCCCTGGATTTGGGTCTGAATCCTTTCTAGGTCTATCTTCACCTGGTCACACTCCTCTGCTCCTCTAGAAAAGAATCAAGTTACCGACCGGACACCAACCTAATCCTGGCAATTCATAAACAAAGGGAGGGCCCCACAGAAACACTAATAGTGCACAGATGTGTGAATAACAAAGACCCAGTAGTTGCCCTCCTGAGGCCAACACAGTCCAAGAGCCACAAGAAGACACACCAAGACCTTGACCCCAGGCCCTAGGCAGACAGACTGTTGGCTCTCCCACTGAAGCTGCCTAGCAGGGCGATTCCCGGTGGCAAGCCAGAGTGAAGAGAGCTCACCCACGGGATCTGCTCAACATCAGAGCCTCAGCTGCTCTCCTGCCACGGAGCCTAGACACAAGCATCTGTCCCTTCTCCCATCCTGCGCTTCTCCTTCAGAGGCCTCTGCCCTCCTGATCTTACTAGGACTGGTCCACAGGAAAGCAAAGCAATCTTTCCAACACTAAAGTCTACTGTGGGGCAGCAGTCCCCCTTAGGCTCAGTTTTGCTTTACAGTTTCATTTCTCTATGATCAACTGGGGTCTGGAAGAGATGGTCCTCCTTCTGACACAGAGTCGGGAAGTCAATAGCAGCTAACATTATATGACAATACCTATATCGATCACCTCACTTCGTCTCATCACCGAGGCACTgaatcatctcacatcatcacaagaaaggTGAGTACAGCACAATAAgatattctgagagagagagagagaccacatttatttaacttttatcaCATATATTGTTAATAatggttctatttttttattttgtttatctccTACTCTGCCTCCTTCAAATATTAAACATCACAGGTACGCAGGTATAGGGGGTAAAAAAACGGAGTATAGAGTTTGGTACTACCTGAGGATTCcagcatccactgggggtcttggagcACATTCCCCATGGACTAAAGGGTGGGCTACTATATTCTTCCAGGACTTCCCCTCCACTCCCTACTAGATGAACTCTCAGTTTCTCTTCCTGGCATTAAGGGACTCTCACTCTGCCCTTACACCCATCTCTGTAGCTTCATATCCCTCCGCTGTCCTTAAAGCTCCCCAAAGCAATGGGTTCTCCCTCCTTCTATCCATTTTCTCTTGAAAACTACTCTTTCCCTGTTAAGGCCCCCATCTGGTCAGTGGGTGGCAAAGACCCTGCACCATGGAGAATGGCCAAGGCCTGGAACATCCAAACCCCGGGCACAAATGGCCCCAAATCTATAGATTCAAGACAAAGCACAAAGTGAGATGCAGCCCTGGGGCCCAGCGCTCTGGATCTTCTGAAACGCCTCGGTACCATGCCCGGGAAGGTGAACTCCAACGCTAATATTCCACTAAGACCCCCTGCTCTTCTCTGGGGTGGTGGGAGAGTGAGCTAATCAAAATAAGAGCCTCTGCCCATGAATCCCATAAACCTGGAAACCCCCAGCTCGAATGCAAACTAGTAGACCCTCCAatctccccagcccctcctcccctgaATGTCCTAAATCCTCAATGAAGACGTGTCATTTGCTCCGTGGTCCAGAACCACTTGCTAGTGCCAAGTCCCTAACATCTCCAGGGTCCATGCCTAGCTCGCCCACCTTGGGCAGTCTATGTTCAACGAAAAGAACTGAATAGACCCAGAGTCCGGAATATCTGTTGGTGCTTAAGTTTTCCTGGAGTAATTTTTACCCAGCAGGAGACCGGCGCTTCAAGAGGCTGGCAGGCAGggattccctcctccctcccctgcgcCTTCACCACCCCCAGGGACCAAATGGACTGAGGCTCCGGACCCCCACCCACATCCTCCCCCTCCAGCGGCCCCGCCAGGCGGTCCGCAAACCCACCGAGGCCACTCAGCTCTTGAACGACTGCCCCGCCCACTGCTTGCAAGTCCGAGCTCCCAGGACCCCGCATCCTCTGGCCCGTCCGGTAGTCGCGGGGGTCAGAGGGCACATTCTTTGCTACCCCGCACTCCAGGGGCAAAGAGAGCCCGGCGGACGACGGGACCCTCAAAGCGCGTGCGGGGTGATCCAGCCAGCGAGGAACTAGGGTCTAAGGGTGCCGCCCAGGGGcagccagcccagcctgggggcGCCGCGGGGCGCTGGCCGCCGAGAGGAAagagcccctcccccttccagctcccgGGCCCCGCCCGGCCTCTAGGCCCCGAGGCGCAGCCGTCCCAAGAGAAGGGAGGCGCGGGATGAGACAGGAGGAAGGACACTTACTTAAAAGGCTACATAATTTCACTCCCTGCCCTCCTCGGAGCCGCGGCGACGCCTCCCGTAGCCCGGACTCGGACCTCGGTGCCCACCACCCCAGCACAGCGGTTCTGCTCCACCGCCCACCTCTTTACTCCGCCGTTGGGCGGAGCCGCACCTGGTCAGCCCAATGATCGGCCGTCCTTATCCAGAGTGACGTGTGCGCAGAGCAATCATTGAGTCCGCCCAGCCGGGGTGGGGTTCAGGCGGCGCACAGGGCTTCCTACTCAGCCCTGAGTCGCCGACTGCGCGTGCCCGGaacgggagggggcggggccgaaGGTGATCTGACACTAGAGGTGGGGTCCAAGCTTGGTCCGGGGAAAGTGGGTTGGATCCTGATGGCGAGATCCGGGAGCCGTCCCGCCCTGCGAACTGCCCTTTACTGCTAGCTTTGGAGGACGGAGGTGCCCAGTTCTACGAGGCACACCACTCCGTCGCTGGCAGGGTCTGGGAGTTAGGGTCCCTGAGTTCGAATTCCCTCACTTACATGGACATCGCGTGACctagcccccccccctttttttaacctgggcctcagtttcccagtctTTACGATACCGGAGTGTTGGAACTGCCGAGCCCTAGTATTCCCGAACTGTAgcggggagaggagaagggggagatgGGGGAACCCACACGTGACCTCCCCTCGCGGGGCACCGCCCATCCACTGTCTAAGGGATGGAAGCGCCCTCGGAGGACGGGAGGGGGTGGGCGGATCCTAAGAAACCCTACCCCGCAGCCCTTGGCAGTGGCTAAGGCGGAGCGCGCGGCTCGGCGGCCGGCTAGCCTTGGCGACGGCACTGGAGAAGGATGGGGACCGCAACCCGGGCTTCGCAGAGAGCTCCTTGGAGGCGAGGGAGGTGCAGAAACTAGGCGTGTGACTCCGAGCAAATCGGGGGAGGATGGATGAGGGGATGGGAGATAGCTAACTGGGCTGTCTCTCTGCGTGCAGTCCGCAGAGGCGCACGTCGCTGGTCTCCAGAGGCTTCGTCGACAACATCGGCAGCGCCGAGCCAGTCTCGGGGCCATGAGGAGCGCACAGGCCGCTCGGCCGGGAGCCGCCGTCGGGGCTGGCAGCGTCCCGCTGCGCTGAGGGCGTGGAACGGAGAGGGGCGCAGGGGGCCGGGCTGCGCTGGAGCGCACAGCCATGGCGAGGGAGGAGTGCAAGGCACTGCTGGACGCTCTCAACAAGGCGACCGCATGCTACCACCACCTGGTGCTGACCGTGGGCGGCTCGGCGGACTCGCAGAACCTGCGTGAGGAACTGCAGAAGACGCGCCAGAAGGCGCAGGAGCTGGCGGTGGCCACCCGCACCCAGTTGACGGCCGCGCTGCGCGACCGGGGCCTGGGCGCCGAGGAGCGCGCCGAGTTCGAGCGCCTCTGGGTGGCCTTCTCCGGCTGCCTGGACCTGCTGGAAGCCGACATGCGGCGCGCACTGGCCCTGGGCACTGCGTTCCCGCTGCACGCGCCGCGGCGGCCGCTGGTGCGCACAGGCGTGGCGGGCGACTCGGCGGGCGTAGCAGCGCGCGCCCTGAGCGTCCGCAGCTTGCGGCACGAGGCGGAGGGCAACTTCGACGTGGACGACCTGCGCCAGCTGGAGCGCGAGATCCTTCAGGTGAGCGAGATGATCCAAGAAATGGAGATGAAGGTCAACGTGCCCCGCTGGACGGTGCAGGCCCGGCAAACGGCGGGCGCCGAGCTCCTGTCCAGCGCCAGCGTACGTGTCTCCTCCGTGGGCGCCGTGTCCGTCCAGGAGCGCACCGGGCCCTGCGACCCGAACAAGGCCCTGGCCGCCACCGTTTTCAGCGCCGTGCTGCTGGCGGCTGTGGCCCTGGCAGTCTGCGTAGCGAAGCTGAGCTGACCGACACACGACTTTTTCCTGCCACTGCCGCTCCCTCCCGGGAGAAATCCCTTGGGAACGACGGCAATCGCCTGGACTGGAGATGGGAGTGGGATTTGGCACGTTTAAGGGAAGGGGTTCTAAaaccccgtgtgtgtgtgtgtgtgtgtgtgtgtgtgtgtgtgtgttaggcaGCACATGGTTTCCTCTTGCTGACCCGGGAGGAGTTAATTTTGCGCGGGCATCCAGGGCATTACCGCTAATGTATGCAGCAGCTTTATCCCCTATTAATAGAAAACCGTCCCACGGTGACCCCAGATTCCTCGGAGTTAATGGGTGACCACGTGTGCTGCTGGGGCGTGTTTACACGGAGTCTGGTGTTTGGTGCCCCCACCCCTACCAGCGATCCCCATTCTCTGCGTGGGTTAGTTTGAAAGGGGGGTGAGGTGAAATGAAGTTGGGCCGGGGGAGTTGTTTTGCTGTGTGGGTGGTGATTTGGTTTCCTGGACAAAACTAAGAAGATGTAAGCAGGTTATATTACCTTAATCCTTTGGGGCCTAAGCTTAGGATAGTGTGCAAAGCGAAGTCCGTTCGAAGTGCTTTCTCTATGGCACACCATTGAGCTTCTTGGCAGAGTTCATCAATTAGTTACCAAAAGCAGCTAGAAGACATTTCGGTTTGGGGTTCGGTGACCTTCCCCACAAGTGCTGACCCTACTTAGGAAACCAGACATTGAAACTGCCCCCACTTGCCTATTGCAAGGGACTCTTCCCGGTCAGCCTGGAAGGAGCACAAGCTTTGGGAAAGACATAATGCTATTCAAACAGGCACTTTCTCCTTTGCAGGGGCTCATGTTTGTTCCAGAACTAGACCAGAGTTTTAGATCCTCCTTGGGGGGGAGGGCTGCAGAATCCTCTTTGGAGCCGTTAATCCTTTCTATCCCTTGGAATTTGCCTGCTGGCCAGTAGGAGAGCTGGCTTTGGAGGAAGCCACACAGCTCCCTGACCCTCACACTGACCCCTGAGAGGGTAAACCTCACTGCTGCATGCCGTGGGACCGGATTAGCCCCAGAACCGGGTTAGAAGGCAACAGCTTCCACTTGGAAATTTCAGCAGCATTTTAGAAACAAGAATCattgaggaagaaaaaccatataACCATATGTTGCCCTATCAAAGCCGGTTTCTTATAGAGGACATTTGGCCACAAAGTCATACGTGCCAATGAGTCAAACACAGTGGTCTTTACTTACACCCTTAAGTTAGTAAATATACATCTATTATGAAAATAGATCTTGAAGGCAGGAGGTCATAGCATAAACTAGTGGAACCACGCTGTACATAACAGAGGTTGGGTGACCCCTGCTTCTGTTGCTCAGTGAGTAAAGAAGGTGGAAACCCCTGGGTCCCAGGCTGAGCCGTGCCACCACCGGCCGCCTGTTTTGCAAAGAGAACATAGCTGGAGAAATAATgctgagaaaacacatttacttgTCAAAAGGTAAtttcggggcacctaggtggctcagatagttgggtgcctgccttcagctcatgtcatgatcccaggttcctgggatcgagtaccccactgggtgggctccctgctcagtggggagcctccttctccctctctctctctgtcatgaataaataaaatgtccaaaaaaggggggggggtaatTTGGAATAAAACCCAGAGACTTTGGCTGAAAAtgacaaggtatttttttttttttcatttttaccctcAAAGTGGGAAAGAAGACCAAGAGGAAGGAAATGACAGTTTCACAAAAGGAGCTCGGAGGGCAAATAGGAGGGGTGCAGCCATGGTGCCCAGTCCTGAGGTCCACCCTTCTAGCCCAGCTCGCTTCCCTCCTCCTCAGCACACAGGTTACAGTACCTCAGGGTGAAAATATGGGATCTCCGTGTGTGTCTGTGATAATGGTCTTAAAACACCCACAAGGGCTTAAGCCGATTAAAAGTTTTATGACCTTAACTAATAAAAGAAACACCTTCTGCCTCATCTGAATAGGAACCACTTTAAATTCTTTTGCACCAGCCTGCTCAGAGTAACTTCagaaatgacataaaatttatCGAAATCCCCTCATGCCTTCGTTCCCCTCCCATAAACATCGCAATACAGAATCTCCATTCCCTTCCCCAAATCTCAGTTTTCCCAGTAGAGAGGAGGCTGGGCATTTTGTGACCCAATGTTGGAAACTATCCTTTAACACCTTTATTATACTCTCTTGTTTCTAATACAGTGACTCTTCTGTTCTTACCAAGTTGTTTTGGTTCATAACGACAACAAAAAATCGTTCAGCAGAATCTATTGAAAAAAGCCCATGAGGTGTTGTATA contains:
- the RGS9BP gene encoding regulator of G-protein signaling 9-binding protein, with the translated sequence MAREECKALLDALNKATACYHHLVLTVGGSADSQNLREELQKTRQKAQELAVATRTQLTAALRDRGLGAEERAEFERLWVAFSGCLDLLEADMRRALALGTAFPLHAPRRPLVRTGVAGDSAGVAARALSVRSLRHEAEGNFDVDDLRQLEREILQVSEMIQEMEMKVNVPRWTVQARQTAGAELLSSASVRVSSVGAVSVQERTGPCDPNKALAATVFSAVLLAAVALAVCVAKLS